From the Polaribacter gangjinensis genome, the window GTTTTGGAACTCTTTGTAAATCGATTTGTAATTTTTTATCCATAAGCCTATAATCCATTTGAATAACAGGCGGGTCTGCCAAAAGTGTATAAAAGAGATACGCCCGAAAACACGTACCAATCATTATTGGTGCCACCAACGTTTAACCTAGGGATTGTAGGGGAGGTATAATCTAAATCGTCGTTAAAAGTATATCTGAACTTTGTCTCAAAAGCAATGGCAAGTTTACCCATTAATTTTGATTTGATTCCAAACCCAAAAGGAATCGCAAACGCATTTTTTGTATCGTAAGTAAATTGATTCGGAACAGGTTCATTCACCACATAATTGTAATTAAATGCGGCTACTTCTAACAGAATATATGGCGTCCAAGTTTTATCATCTGATGATAAATCGTATTCATAAAAATTATATTCTAGTCCTATAGCCAATTCGTGAATGGTATTTTTAAATTGCAATCCTCTTGAAACTTTAAAATCAGTATCTGCTTCTAAATCATTTGCTTCAATTGGCAAATAACTATAAGTTGTTCTCAAAGCAACTCTGGGATTCCAATTATATTTGAAAATCAAACCGCCTGCAAATTTATTGGGATATATGTAGTTTGTTCTCCCGATATCACCAATGTAATTTGAGCCCCCTAAAAAGATTCCTGCTTCGTACACTTGTGCACGTAAAATACAAGAAAAATTGATAACTATGAGTAATAATATACTGTTTTTCATTCTAAAAAATAGCGAGCAAATATAGGAATTTCTAGTTGCTTTA encodes:
- a CDS encoding DUF6089 family protein, whose product is MKNSILLLIVINFSCILRAQVYEAGIFLGGSNYIGDIGRTNYIYPNKFAGGLIFKYNWNPRVALRTTYSYLPIEANDLEADTDFKVSRGLQFKNTIHELAIGLEYNFYEYDLSSDDKTWTPYILLEVAAFNYNYVVNEPVPNQFTYDTKNAFAIPFGFGIKSKLMGKLAIAFETKFRYTFNDDLDYTSPTIPRLNVGGTNNDWYVFSGVSLLYTFGRPACYSNGL